One Etheostoma cragini isolate CJK2018 chromosome 18, CSU_Ecrag_1.0, whole genome shotgun sequence DNA window includes the following coding sequences:
- the LOC117961108 gene encoding uncharacterized protein At1g10890-like, protein MLTVGKTTNVTLESHLEMERAQAQELKDKLSKMEEALREQEEEAKDILERSQASHRAQLEMQNQSNKNIIAALEKKCEHQLESKRVLWHREEASLLEESEKTRASHVAQIDEQSFASDCLLASLKKTEQQLKSKLNQWKEDKASLLQATESLKLTQQEKEQEWEMTESTLRSTLKPDHAKAKEEEVEQKASAWLRKRTHLYWYSICLWVCRVCG, encoded by the coding sequence ATGCTCACGGTAGGTAAGACCACCAATGTGACGTTAGAGAGCCatctggagatggagagggctcaagctcaggagctgAAGGATAAACTGAGCAAGATGGAGGAAGCTCTCCGAGAACAAGAGGAAGAGGCAAAGGACATTCTGGAAAGATCTCAGGCTTCTCATAGAGCCCAGCTGGAGATGCAGAACCAAAGCAACAAGAACATCATTGCTGCTCTTGAGAAGAAGTGTGAACATCAGCTGGAGAGTAAGCGTGTCCTGTGGCATCGGGAAGAAGCCTCCCTGCTGGAGGAGAGTGAGAAAACAAGAGCCTCCCATGTGGCTCAGATTGACGAGCAGAGCTTTGCGAGTGACTGCCTCCTGGCTTCTCTGAAAAAGACTGAGCAGCAGCTGAAGAGTAAGCTCAACCAGTGGAAGGAGGACAAGGCATCCCTCCTTCAGGCCACAGAAAGCTTGAAGCTGACTCAGCAGGAAAAAGAGCAGGAGTGGGAGATGACTGAGAGCACCTTGAGGTCCACCTTGAAGCCAGATCATGCAaaagccaaagaagaagaagtggaacAAAAAGCTTCTGCCTGGCTGAGGAAGAGAACGCATTTGTACTGGTATAGTATCTGTCTGTGGGTCTGTCGGGTGTGTGGGTGA
- the LOC117961107 gene encoding ribonuclease Y-like, translating into MENMDFNSRATEPQISFYLSSLEEQVRCELKDSEATLTQGKSEGRLHLVIREDLLADLLDQLQQQREGSSWSHEEELMQKEIGELKVQLAERVPSPLRETEHLKAQLGKICTRLRKSEKDLDPQTFIAEGLKAELEQIKGEKEALKREVETLKVGKTNVQLELESFLGRERAQVQELKEKLSKTEEAIREQEKEAKEKMQRSQASHRAQLDEALAQRVPSPPGETEHLKSQLGKICTRLRKAEKDLELQIFITEDLKVELKQVKGEKQTLYNIVATQKLQL; encoded by the coding sequence atggaaaacatGGACTTCAACTCCAGAGCGACTGAACCGCAAATTAGTTTCTATCTCAGTTCACTTGAAGAACAGGTACGGTGTGAGCTGAAGGACAGCGAGGCGACGCTCACCCAAGGTAAATCTGAGGGAAGACTTCACCTGGTCATCAGAGAGGACTTGTTGGCCGATCTCCTCGATCAGCTccaacaacagagagagggcAGCAGTTGGAGCCATGAGGAAGAGCTGATGCAGAAGGAGATAGGTGAGCTGAAAGTTCAGCTTGCTGAACGTGTCCCCTCCCCACTTAGGGAAACAGAACATCTGAAAGCCCAGCTGGGAAAAATCTGCACCAGGCTGCGAAAATCCGAAAAAGATCTGGACCCGCAGACCTTCATTGCTGAGGGCCTGAAAGCCGAATTGGAGCAGAtcaagggagagaaggaggccctGAAAAGGGAAGTGGAGACTCTCAAGGTAGGTAAGACAAACGTGCAGTTAGAGTTGGAGAGCTTTCTGGGGAGGGAGAGGGCTCAAGTTCAGGAGCTGAAGGAAAAATTGAGCAAGACGGAGGAAGCCATCCGAGAACAAGagaaggaggcaaaggagaAAATGCaaagatcccaggcttcccatagagcccagctggatGAGGCTCTGGCTCAACGTGTCCCCTCCCCACCCGGTGAAACAGAGCATCTGAAATCCCAGCTGGGAAAAATCTGCACCAGGCTGCGAAAAGCCGAAAAAGATCTGGAACTTCAGATCTTCATTACTGAAGACCTGAAAGTTGAATTAAAGCAGGTGAAGGGAGAGAAGCAGACCCTTTACAATATTGTGGCGACTCAGAAGCTGCAGCTTTGA